A region from the Arthrobacter gengyunqii genome encodes:
- a CDS encoding dicarboxylate/amino acid:cation symporter: MTSFGPQIIIALIAGLLLGLLAKNMGTVGDGEPNWLTTTLNTIGTSYVSLLKAAVVPLIFTAVVSSIANLREVSNAARLAWQTLLWFAITALIAVVIGIALGVIMQPGANADAEPPAEYEGGTGSWMGFLTGLIPANFMGLTASTSIAESGAASTAMNFNVLQVLVIAIAVGIAALKVGKPAAPFLALNASALAVIQKVLWWIIRLAPLGTVGLIGRAVATYGWDTIGSLGMFAIAIYVGLAIVLFVVYPVLIKAHGLSIRQWFSGAWPAIQLAFVSRSSVGTLPLTQRVTERNLGVPRAYASFAVPLGATTKMDGCASIYPAISAIFVAQFFGIDLGFTDYLLIALVSVLGSAATAGTTGAVVMLTLTLSTLGLPLAGVGLLLAIDPILDMGRTAVNVAGQTVVPAIVAKRNGLLDLPLYNAKRNGDPFADDSDEVAAEVTDAVEATVPATAQAR; this comes from the coding sequence ATGACCTCCTTCGGACCGCAGATCATCATCGCCCTCATCGCGGGCCTGCTGCTGGGCCTGCTGGCCAAGAACATGGGCACCGTCGGCGACGGTGAGCCCAACTGGCTGACGACCACGCTGAACACCATCGGCACGAGCTACGTCTCGCTGCTGAAGGCCGCCGTCGTCCCCCTGATCTTCACCGCCGTCGTCAGCTCCATTGCGAACCTGCGCGAAGTGTCCAACGCCGCCCGGCTGGCCTGGCAGACGCTGCTCTGGTTCGCCATTACGGCACTCATTGCCGTGGTGATCGGCATCGCGCTGGGCGTGATCATGCAGCCCGGCGCCAACGCCGACGCTGAGCCGCCCGCCGAATACGAGGGCGGCACCGGAAGCTGGATGGGCTTCCTGACCGGTCTGATTCCCGCGAACTTCATGGGCCTGACTGCCAGCACCTCGATCGCCGAGTCCGGCGCTGCCTCCACCGCCATGAACTTCAACGTGCTTCAGGTGCTGGTCATCGCGATCGCCGTCGGCATTGCCGCGCTGAAGGTCGGCAAGCCGGCCGCCCCGTTCCTGGCCCTGAACGCCTCGGCGCTGGCCGTCATCCAGAAGGTCCTGTGGTGGATCATCCGCTTGGCTCCGCTGGGCACCGTGGGCCTGATCGGCCGCGCCGTGGCCACCTACGGCTGGGACACCATCGGCTCGCTGGGCATGTTCGCCATTGCCATCTACGTTGGCCTGGCCATTGTTCTGTTCGTGGTTTATCCGGTGCTCATCAAGGCCCACGGCCTGTCCATCCGCCAGTGGTTCTCCGGCGCCTGGCCCGCCATCCAGCTGGCCTTCGTTTCCCGCTCCTCCGTGGGCACCCTGCCGCTGACGCAGCGTGTGACCGAGCGGAACCTGGGCGTACCCCGGGCCTACGCCTCCTTCGCCGTTCCGCTGGGCGCCACCACCAAGATGGACGGCTGCGCCTCGATCTACCCGGCCATCTCCGCCATCTTCGTGGCGCAGTTCTTCGGCATTGACCTGGGCTTCACCGACTACCTGCTGATCGCCCTGGTTTCCGTGCTGGGTTCGGCCGCAACCGCCGGAACCACCGGCGCCGTCGTCATGCTGACCCTGACCCTGTCCACCCTGGGCCTGCCGCTGGCCGGCGTGGGTCTGCTGCTGGCCATCGATCCGATCCTGGACATGGGCCGCACCGCCGTGAATGTGGCCGGGCAGACCGTTGTCCCCGCCATCGTCGCCAAGCGCAACGGCCTGCTGGACCTGCCCCTGTACAACGCCAAGCGCAACGGTGATCCGTTTGCCGATGACTCCGACGAGGTCGCCGCCGAAGTGACCGACGCCGTCGAGGCCACGGTTCCCGCCACCGCCCAGGCGCGTTGA
- a CDS encoding acyl-CoA carboxylase subunit epsilon codes for MTAWDMPDTTWGREPLSAPPQPPLFSVLAGNPSEEELAALAAVVMGLSADDGASRPAPESARRTWHRRRMLSLAPKPGPGSWRRSFR; via the coding sequence CGCCTGGGACATGCCTGACACCACCTGGGGCCGGGAACCGCTGAGCGCACCGCCGCAGCCTCCCCTGTTCTCCGTGCTGGCGGGAAACCCGTCCGAGGAGGAACTCGCGGCGCTGGCCGCCGTCGTGATGGGCCTGAGCGCCGACGACGGCGCGTCCCGCCCCGCGCCGGAATCCGCCCGCCGCACGTGGCACCGGCGTCGGATGCTGAGCCTGGCACCCAAGCCCGGCCCGGGTTCCTGGCGTCGCAGCTTCCGCTAG
- a CDS encoding DUF885 domain-containing protein: MSFAGSHNRQPTAIDAVADAFTETLLQLDPSLATSLGIPGHETEYADYSPAGLESVAEAIRETLERLDGLQPSDDVDRVTLDAMHERLGLELEIHESGWNLSDLNNIASPAQEIRSIFDLMPAATVEDWQHIAGRLHNVADAVSGYITSLRTGSERGLLPARRQVLIVMEQTAKYADDGGFFDQYVTGAALADGGDLPESLTAALRTGADSARAAYRNLAAFLENELLPKAPEKDAVGRDRYALMSRRFLGSAVDLEETYAWGVAELDRIIAEQEAVAEQIKPGATVEEAMRLLDEDPDRQLHGTDELQAWMQGLADRAVEDLAGTHFQIDGPMREIECMIAPTQEGGIYYTGPSDDFSRPGRMWWSVPAGEDTFTTWKETTTVYHEGVPGHHLQIATATAARGLLNNWRRNICWVSGHGEGWALYAERLMDELGYLSDPGDKMGMLDAQRMRAARVVFDIGVHLELEIPERWGSGTWTADKGYEFLKQNIAISEGQLNFEFTRYLGWPGQAPAYKLGQRLWEQIRDEVRTREGDDFDQKRFHTRALELGSVGLDTLRRALLEA; encoded by the coding sequence CTGTCCTTCGCTGGCTCGCATAACCGCCAGCCGACCGCCATCGACGCCGTTGCCGATGCGTTCACTGAGACGCTGCTGCAGCTGGATCCGTCCCTGGCCACTTCGCTGGGCATCCCCGGCCACGAAACCGAGTACGCGGACTATTCGCCCGCCGGCCTGGAATCCGTTGCTGAAGCCATCCGGGAGACGCTGGAACGCCTGGACGGCCTGCAGCCCAGCGACGACGTTGACCGGGTAACCCTCGACGCCATGCATGAGCGCCTGGGCCTGGAACTGGAAATCCACGAGTCCGGCTGGAACCTCTCGGACCTGAACAACATCGCGTCCCCGGCACAGGAGATCCGCTCGATCTTCGACCTCATGCCCGCTGCCACGGTTGAGGACTGGCAGCACATTGCCGGCCGCCTGCACAACGTTGCTGACGCTGTCTCCGGCTACATCACCTCCCTGCGCACCGGAAGCGAGCGCGGCCTGCTGCCGGCCCGCCGCCAGGTCCTGATCGTCATGGAACAGACCGCCAAGTACGCCGACGACGGCGGCTTCTTTGACCAATACGTCACCGGTGCCGCGCTGGCCGACGGCGGCGACCTTCCCGAGAGCCTCACCGCTGCTCTTCGCACCGGTGCCGACTCCGCCCGCGCCGCCTACCGCAACCTGGCCGCGTTCCTCGAAAACGAACTGCTGCCGAAAGCACCGGAAAAGGACGCCGTCGGCCGGGATCGCTACGCGCTGATGTCCCGGCGCTTCCTGGGCTCCGCCGTGGATCTGGAAGAAACCTACGCATGGGGCGTCGCCGAACTGGACCGCATCATCGCCGAGCAGGAAGCCGTCGCGGAACAGATCAAGCCCGGGGCAACCGTTGAGGAGGCCATGCGCCTCTTGGATGAGGACCCCGACCGCCAGCTGCACGGCACCGATGAGCTGCAGGCCTGGATGCAGGGCCTGGCGGACCGCGCTGTGGAGGACCTCGCCGGGACCCACTTCCAGATTGACGGGCCCATGCGCGAGATCGAGTGCATGATCGCCCCCACCCAGGAAGGCGGCATCTACTACACGGGTCCCAGCGACGACTTTTCCCGCCCGGGCCGCATGTGGTGGTCCGTTCCCGCCGGTGAGGACACCTTCACCACGTGGAAGGAAACCACCACCGTCTACCACGAGGGCGTGCCGGGCCATCACCTCCAGATCGCGACGGCGACGGCGGCCCGCGGGCTGCTGAACAACTGGCGCCGCAACATCTGCTGGGTCTCCGGACACGGTGAGGGCTGGGCCCTGTACGCCGAGCGGCTCATGGATGAGCTGGGCTACCTCAGCGATCCCGGGGACAAGATGGGCATGCTGGACGCCCAGCGCATGCGGGCCGCCCGCGTGGTCTTCGACATCGGCGTGCACCTGGAACTGGAAATCCCCGAGCGCTGGGGCTCCGGAACCTGGACCGCAGACAAGGGCTACGAGTTCCTCAAACAGAACATCGCCATCTCCGAGGGGCAGCTGAACTTCGAGTTCACCCGCTACCTGGGCTGGCCCGGACAGGCTCCGGCCTACAAGCTGGGCCAGCGGCTCTGGGAGCAGATCCGCGACGAGGTGCGCACCCGCGAGGGCGATGACTTCGACCAGAAGCGCTTCCACACCCGGGCCCTGGAACTAGGGTCGGTCGGGCTGGACACCCTGCGCCGGGCACTGCTGGAGGCGTAA
- a CDS encoding Maf family protein codes for MTDLNLILASASPARTKLLTNAGITHTVLVSDVDEDAVTARYGTPDPHDTSLLLARAKAEAVAALPEAEGSLVIGCDSVFEFEGEAHGKPWEPEVARERIRRMSGKVGVLHTGHWLVDCRDTDDDGGSGATLGGVSSASVHFAKLTDEEIDAYVATGEPLQVAGSFTIDSLGGAFIEKVDGDPHAVVGLSVSMLRELLASAGVKITDLWDR; via the coding sequence GTGACTGACCTGAACCTCATCCTCGCTTCCGCTTCCCCCGCCCGCACCAAGCTGCTGACCAACGCCGGCATCACCCACACCGTGCTCGTGTCCGACGTCGACGAAGACGCCGTCACCGCCCGCTACGGCACGCCGGACCCGCACGACACCTCCCTGCTGCTCGCCCGCGCCAAGGCCGAAGCCGTTGCCGCATTGCCTGAGGCGGAGGGATCCCTGGTGATCGGCTGCGACTCGGTCTTCGAATTCGAGGGCGAAGCCCACGGCAAGCCCTGGGAACCCGAAGTGGCCCGCGAGCGCATCCGCCGGATGAGCGGCAAGGTGGGCGTGCTGCACACCGGACACTGGCTGGTGGACTGCCGGGACACCGACGACGACGGCGGCTCGGGCGCCACGCTCGGCGGCGTCAGCTCGGCTTCGGTGCACTTCGCCAAGCTCACCGACGAAGAAATCGACGCGTATGTCGCCACCGGCGAACCGCTGCAGGTGGCCGGTTCCTTCACGATCGATTCTCTGGGCGGGGCGTTCATCGAGAAGGTCGACGGCGACCCTCACGCCGTCGTCGGCTTGTCCGTGTCGATGCTCCGCGAGCTGCTGGCCAGCGCCGGCGTGAAGATCACGGACCTCTGGGACCGGTAG